The segment AGGCGTGATCGTGGGTTCCGTCCTCTGCCACGGGAGCCGGTGGCTGGATCGAGGGACACATCTGGCGAAGTTCGACATGTGGCTTCCCGGTGGAGAGGCTCGAGGGATCTCGATCGCACCGACAGTGAATCTGCTGAGCCCGCGTGGGATCCTTGTGGAACTGGGGATGTTCCCCGGAGAGTACATGATCGGCGACACGGTCTTCAGCTGGCGGGTCGCCGGGGCGGGATATCCGATCACGTTTGAGCCGCGGGCCGTCGTTGAGCACCACCATGTCTCTTCCTGGCTGGGACTGCTGCGCGAACGGTTTCAGCGTGCCCAGGAGTTCGCCCGGGTTCGGGGGCAGCTCGAGGCCTGGGATCGACGCCGGATGATCCGCCAGCTTGCCGCCTCGCTGATTCCCATCCGCTGGGCCAACCTCGTCGTGCGAACGTTTCGTGCATCCATCCAAGCCGGCCTGCTTTGGGACTTTGTCTTCACGCTCCCAGTTGTCTTCAGTGCCCATGCGGCCTGGCTCGCCGGTGAAAGCCTGGCGTTGTTCGAAGCGCTCGTTCACCATGCGCGCGACTAGGCCGCCTCTGAGGATTCTCTTGCTCACCCACAACCTTGCGGGGCGCGGCGGC is part of the Anaerolineales bacterium genome and harbors:
- a CDS encoding glycosyltransferase, giving the protein MKTERPRLSVVIPAYNSHETLPECLEAISRQSLEGFEVIVIDSGPSAQGAQIVGDRFPWVRLERAGQRLLPHAARNRGASLAKADLLVFTDPDAYPAPDWLDRLLEAHHRFGGVIVGSVLCHGSRWLDRGTHLAKFDMWLPGGEARGISIAPTVNLLSPRGILVELGMFPGEYMIGDTVFSWRVAGAGYPITFEPRAVVEHHHVSSWLGLLRERFQRAQEFARVRGQLEAWDRRRMIRQLAASLIPIRWANLVVRTFRASIQAGLLWDFVFTLPVVFSAHAAWLAGESLALFEALVHHARD